One stretch of Macaca nemestrina isolate mMacNem1 chromosome 17, mMacNem.hap1, whole genome shotgun sequence DNA includes these proteins:
- the LOC105473767 gene encoding chromodomain-helicase-DNA-binding protein 3 isoform X15 has translation MSDPDTPPQMTFGGLCWGDRMPDKDDIRLLPSALGVKKRKRGPKKQKENKPGKPRKRKKRDSEEEFGSERDEYREKSESGGSEYGTGPGRKRRRKHREKKEKKTKRRKKGEGDGGQKQVEQKSSATLLLTWGLEDVEHVFSEEDYHTLTNYKAFSQFMRPLIAKKNPKIPMSKMMTILGAKWREFSANNPFKGSAAAVAAAAAAAAAAVAEQVSAAVSSATPIAPSGPPALPPPPAADIQPPPIRRAKTKEGKGPGHKRRSKSPRVPDGRKKLRGKKMAPLKIKLGLLGGKRKKGGSYVFQSDEGPEPEAEESDLDSGSVHSASGRPDGPVRTKKLKRGRPGRKKKKVLGCPAVAGEEEVDGYETDHQDYCEVCQQGGEIILCDTCPRAYHLVCLDPELDRAPEGKWSCPHCEKEGVQWEAKEEEEEYEEEGEEEGEKEEEDDHMEYCRVCKDGGELLCCDACISSYHIHCLNPPLPDIPNGEWLCPRCTCPVLKGRVQKILHWRWGEPPVAVPAPQQADGNPDVPAPRPLQGRSEREFFVKWVGLSYWHCSWAKELQLEIFHLVMYRNYQRKNDMDEPPPLDYGSGEDDGKSDKRKVKDPHYAEMEEKYYRFGIKPEWMTVHRIINHSVDKKGNYHYLVKWRDLPYDQSTWEEDEMNIPEYEEHKQSYWRHRELIMGEDPAQPRKYKKKKKELQGDGPPSSPTNDPTVKYETQPRFITATGGTLHMYQLEGLNWLRFSWAQGTDTILADEMGLGKTIQTIVFLYSLYKEGHTKGPFLVSAPLSTIINWEREFQMWAPKFYVVTYTGDKDSRAIIRENEFSFEDNAIKGGKKAFKMKREAQVKFHVLLTSYELITIDQAALGSIRWACLVVDEAHRLKNNQSKFFRVLNGYKIDHKLLLTGTPLQNNLEELFHLLNFLTPERFNNLEGFLEEFADISKEDQIKKLHDLLGPHMLRRLKADVFKNMPAKTELIVRVELSPMQKKYYKYILTRNFEALNSRGGGNQVSLLNIMMDLKKCCNHPYLFPVAAMESPKLPSGAYEGGALIKSSGKLMLLQKMLRKLKEQGHRVLIFSQMTKMLDLLEDFLDYEGYKYERIDGGITGALRQEAIDRFNAPGAQQFCFLLSTRAGGLGINLATADTVIIFDSDWNPHNDIQAFSRAHRIGQANKVMIYRFVTRASVEERITQVAKRKMMLTHLVVRPGLGSKAGSMSKQELDDILKFGTEELFKDENEGENKEEDSSVIHYDNEAIARLLDRNQDATEDTDVQNMNEYLSSFKVAQYVVREEDKIEEIEREIIKQEENVDPDYWEKLLRHHYEQQQEDLARNLGKGKRVRKQVNYNDAAQEDQDNQSEYSVGSEEEDEDFDERPEGRRQSKRQLRNEKDKPLPPLLARVGGNIEVLGFNTRQRKAFLNAVMRWGMPPQDAFTTQWLVRDLRGKTEKEFKAYVSLFMRHLCEPGADGSETFADGVPREGLSRQQVLTRIGVMSLVKKKVQEFEHINGRWSMPELMPDPSADSKRSSRASSPTKTSPTTPEASATNSPCTSKPATPAPSEKGEGIRTPLEKEEAENQEEKPEKNSRIGEKMDTEVDAPSPAPSLGERLEPRKIPLEDEVPGVPGEMELEPGYRGDREKSATESTPGERGEEKPMDGQEHRERPEGEAGDLGKRAEDVKGDQELRPGPRDEPRSNGRREEKTEKPRFMFNIADGGFTELHTLWQNEERAAISSGKLNEIWHRRHDYWLLAGIVLHGYARWQDIQNDAQFAIINEPFKTEANKGNFLEMKNKFLARRFKLLEQALVIEEQLRRAAYLNLSQEPAHPAMALHARFAEAECLAESHQHLSKESLAGNKPANAVLHKGKGRGGPARGRAHNAASEPAGGVAERHEGGRDPPASHAIPNTPHRSPPSDVRAQHPQPAGQQGHGASPHTGLPPGSLRYTSGVRGGLQRRTRRGPGRRRRQLQPDACRVLHHSRHQRPSSAGEEGEGNGGGVGVRRAGSEGAPSRGGDLYRRLTGSQACPSPRPRPRGRPPAQALGPAASPPPSPPLGPSLG, from the exons ATGAGTGACCCAGATACACCCCCTCAGATGACTTTCGGAG GACTGTGTTGGGGTGACAGGATGCCTG ATAAGGATGACATTCGGCTGCTGCCTTCAGCATTGGGTGTGAAGAAGAGAAAACGAGGACCCAAGAAACAGAAGGAGAACAAGCCAGGAAAACCCCGAAAACGCAAGAAGCGT gaCAGTGAGGAGGAATTTGGTTCTGAGCGAGATGAGTACCGGGAGAAGTCAGAGAGTGGGGGGAGTGAATATGGAACCGGACCAGGTCGGAAACGAAGAAGGAAGCACcgagaaaaaaaggagaagaagacaAAGCGGCGGAAAAAGGGGGAGGGAGATGGGGGGCAAAAG CAAGTGGAACAGAAGTCATCAGCAACTCTGCTTCTGACCTGGGGCCTGGAGGATGTGGAGCATGTGTTCTCTGAGGAGGATTACCACACACTCACCAACTACAAAGCCTTCAGCCAGTTCATGAG GCCCCTGATTGCTAAGAAGAATCCTAAGATCCCAATGTCTAAGATGATGACCATCCTTGGGGCCAAATGGAGAGAGTTCAGCGCCAACAACCCCTTCAAGGGGTCAGCAGCTGCTGTGGCGgcggcagcggcagcagcagcagcagctgtagCTGAGCAGGTGTCAGCTGCTGTCTCATCGGCCACCCCCATAGCACCCTCCGGACCCCCTGCCCTTCCACCACCCCCTGCTGCTGATATCCAGCCCCCACCCATCCGAAGAGCCAAAACCAAAGAGGGCAAAG GTCCAGGCCATAAGAGACGGAGTAAGAGCCCCCGAGTGCCTGATGGACGCAAGAAGCTTCGGGGAAAGAAAATGGCACCGCTCAAAATAAAACTAGGGCTGCTGGGtggcaagaggaagaaaggaggctCG TATGTTTTTCAGAGTGACGAAGGTCCTGAACCAGAGGCTGAGGAGTCAGACCTGGACAGTGGCAGTGTCCACAGTGCCTCAGGCCGGCCTGATGGCCCTGTCCGCACCAAGAAACTAAAGAGAGGCCGgccaggaaggaagaagaagaagg TCCTGGGCTGTCCTGCAGTGGccggggaggaggaggttgaTGGCTACGAGACGGATCACCAGGATTACTGTGAGGTGTGCCAGCAGGGTGGGGAAATTATTCTGTGTGACACCTGCCCTCGTGCCTACCACCTCGTCTGCCTTGATCCTGAGCTTGACCGGGCTCCCGAGGGCAAATGGAGCTGCCCTCACTGT GAGAAGGAGGGGGTCCAGtgggaggccaaagaggaagaggaggaatacgaagaggagggagaggaggaaggggagaaggaggaggaggatgatcACATGGAGTACTGCCGCGTGTGCAAGGACGGCGGGGAGCTGCTGTGCTGTGACGCGTGCATCTCTTCCTACCACATTCATTGTCTAAACCCTCCCCTGCCTGACATTCCCAATGGTGAATGGCTGTGTCCCCGATGCACA TGCCCTGTGCTGAAGGGTCGAGTGCAGAAGATCCTGCATTGGCGGTGGGGGGAGCCGCCTGTAGCAGTGCCAGCCCCTCAACAGGCAGACGGGAATCCAGATGTCCCAGCCCCGCGTCCTCTTCAAGGCAGATCAGAGCGAGAGTTCTTTGTCAAGTGGGTGGGACTATCCTACTGGCACTGCTCCTGGGCCAAGGAGCTTCAG CTGGAAATCTTCCATTTGGTTATGTACCGAAACTACCAGCGGAAGAATGACATGGATGAGCCCCCGCCCCTGGACTATGGCTCCGGCGAGGATGATGGGAAGAGTGACAAGCGTAAAGTGAAAGACCCACACTATGCTGAGATGGAGGAGAAGTACTATCGTTTTGGCATCAAGCCAGAGTGGATGACTGTCCACCGTATCATCAACCACAG TGTGGATAAAAAGGGGAATTACCACTATCTAGTAAAATGGAGGGACTTGCCATATGACCAGTCCACGTGGGAGGAAGATGAAATGAATATCCCTGAATATGAAGAACATAAGCAAAGCTACTGGAGACACCG AGAACTAATTATGGGGGAAGACCCTGCCCAGCCCCGGAagtataagaagaagaagaaggagctACAGGGTGATGGGCCTCCCAGTTCTCCCACTAATGAT CCTACCGTGAAATATGAGACTCAGCCACGGTTTATCACAGCCACTGGAGGCACCCTGCACATGTACCAGCTGGAAGGGCTGAACTGGCTGCGCTTCTCCTGGGCCCAGGGCACTGATACCATTCTAGCTGATGAGATGGGGCTGGGCAAGACCATACAAACTATTGTCTTCCTCTACTCACTCTATAAGGAG GGCCACACAAAAGGTCCCTTCCTGGTGAGTGCCCCACTCTCTACCATCATTAACTGGGAGCGGGAGTTCCAGATGTGGGCACCCAAATTCTATGTGGTGACATACACGGGTGACAAGGATAGCCGGGCCATCATTCGTGAGAATGAATTCTCCTTTGAGGACAATGCCATCAAAGGGGGCAAGAAAGCTTTTAAGATGAAG AGGGAGGCACAGGTGAAGTTCCACGTTCTCCTGACATCATATGAGCTGATCACCATTGATCAGGCAGCACTCGGTTCTATCCGCTGGGCCTGTCTTGTGGTAGATGAGGCCCATCGACTCAAGAACAACCAGTCCAAG TTTTTCAGGGTTCTCAATGGTTACAAGATAGATCATAAGTTGCTGCTAACAGGAACCCCATTGCAGAATAATCTGGAGGAGCTCTTCCATCTCCTGAACTTCCTCACCCCAGAGAGATTTAA CAACttggagggcttcctggaggagtttgctgaCATATCCAAAGAGGACCAGATCAAGAAACTGCATGATTTGCTGGGGCCACATATGCTACGGAGGCTCAAGGCAGATGTCTTTAAGAACATGCCAGCCAAGACAGAGCTCATCGTTCGGGTGGAGCTAAGCCCCATGCAGAA GAAATACTACAAGTACATCCTGACTCGAAATTTTGAGGCCTTGAATTCACGAGGTGGTGGGAACCAGGTGTCGCTGCTTAATATCATGATGGATCTTAAGAAGTGCTGCAACCATCCATACCTTTTTCCCGTGGCTGCTATG GAGTCCCCCAAACTCCCCAGTGGGGCTTATGAGGGTGGGGCACTTATTAAGTCATCTGGGAAGCTCATGCTGCTCCAGAAGATGCTGCGAAAGCTGAAGGAGCAAGGACACCGAGTACTCATCTTCTCGCAG ATGACCAAAATGTTAGACTTGCTTGAGGACTTCTTAGACTACGAAGGCTACAAGTATGAACGCATCGATGGTGGCATCACTGGTGCCCTGAGGCAGGAGGCCATCGATCGGTTTAATG CTCCTGGAGCCCAACAATTCTGCTTCCTCCTGTCCACCCGAGCTGGGGGCCTGGGCATCAATCTGGCCACTGCTGACACTGTCATCATCTTTGATTCTGACTGGAACCCCCATAATGACATCCAG GCCTTTAGCCGGGCTCATCGGATTGGCCAGGCCAACAAAGTGATGATTTACCGGTTTGTGACTCGTGCGTCAGTGGAAGAGCGAATCACACAAGTGGCCAAAAGAAAGATGATGCTGACACACCTGGTTGTGCGGCCTGGGCTGGGCTCCAAGGCAGGCTCCATGTCTAAGCAGGAGCTTGACGACATTCTCAAATTTGGCACTGAAGAGCTGTTCAAGGATGAAAACGAGG GGGAGAACAAGGAGGAAGACAGCAGTGTGATTCATTATGACAATGAGGCCATCGCTCGGCTGTTGGACCGGAACCAGGATGCAACTGAGGACACTGACGTGCAGAACATGAATGAGTATCTCAGCTCCTTCAAAGTGGCACAGTACGTCGTGCGAGAAGAAGACAAG ATTGAGGAAATTGAGCGAGAGATCATCAAGCAGGAGGAGAATGTGGACCCTGACTACTGGGAGAAGCTGCTGAGGCATCACTATGAGCAACAGCAGGAAGACTTAGCCCGGAATCTAGGCAAGGGCAAGCGGGTTCGCAAGCAAGTTAACTACAATGATGCTGCTCAGGAAGACCAAG ACAACCAGTCGGAGTACTCGGTGGGTtcagaggaggaggatgaagacTTCGATGAACGTCCTGAAG GGCGTAGACAGTCAAAGAGGCAGCTCCGGAATGAGAAAGATAAGCCACTGCCTCCACTGCTGGCCCGAGTCGGGGGCAACATTGAG GTGCTGGGCTTCAATACCCGTCAGCGGAAGGCTTTCCTCAATGCCGTGATGCGCTGGGGGATGCCACCACAGGATGCCTTCACCACGCAGTGGCTGGTGCGGGACCTGAGGGGCAAGACTGAGAAGGAGTTTAA GGCCTATGTATCTTTATTCATGCGCCATCTGTGTGAGCCTGGGGCAGACGGCTCTGAAACCTTTGCCGATGGGGTCCCTCGGGAGGGACTGAGTCGCCAGCAGGTGTTGACCCGCATTGGAGTCATGTCTCTCGTCAAGAAGAAG GTGCAGGAGTTTGAGCACATCAATGGGCGTTGGTCAATGCCAGAACTGATGCCCGACCCCAGCGCTGACTCTAAGCGCTCCTCCAGAGCCTCCTCTCCTACCAAAACGTCTCCCACCACTCCTGAGGCTTCTGCTACCAACAGTCCCTGCACCTCTAAACCTG CTACTCCAGCTCCAAGTGAGAAAGGAGAAGGCATAAGGACTCCTCTTGAGAAGGAGGAAGCTGAAAACCAGGAGGAGAAGCCAGAGAAGAACAGCAGAATTGGGGAGAAGATGGACACAGAG GTTGatgcccccagcccagccccatcaCTCGGGGAGCGGCTGGAGCCAAGGAAGATTCCTCTAGAGGATGAGGTGCCAGGGGTACCTGGAGAGATGGAGCTTGAACCTGGGTACCGTGGGGACAGAGAGAAGTCAG CCACAGAGTCGACGCCAGGAGAAAGGGGGGAGGAGAAGCCGATGGatggacaggaacacagggagagGCCGGAGGGGGAAGCAGGGGATTTGGGCAAGAGAG CAGAAGATGTAAAAGGTGACCAGGAGCTTCGACCAGGGCCTCGAGATGAGCCACGGTCCAATGGGCGAcgagaggaaaagacagagaagCCCCGGTTCATGTTCAATATCGCAGATGGTGGCTTCACAG AGCTTCACACACTGTGGCAGAATGAGGAACGGGCAGCTATTTCCTCAGGCAAACTCAATGAGATCTGGCACAGAAGACACGACTACTGGCTTCTGGCTGGGATTGTCCT CCATGGCTATGCCCGGTGGCAGGACATCCAGAATGATGCTCAATTTGCCATTATCAACGAGCCATTTAAAACTGAAGCCAATAAGGGGAACTTTCTGGAGATGAAAAATAAGTTCCTGGCCCGGAGGTTCAAG CTCCTGGAGCAGGCGCTGGTGATTGAGGAGCAGCTGCGGCGGGCGGCCTACCTGAACCTGTCGCAGGAGCCGGCGCACCCCGCCATGGCCCTCCACGCCCGCTTCGCCGAGGCCGAGTGCCTGGCCGAGAGCCACCAGCACCTCTCCAAGGAGTCGCTGGCGGGGAACAAGCCGGCCAACGCCGTCCTGCACAAGGGTAAGGGCCGCGGCGGCCCCGCGCGGGGGAGGGCCCACAACGCTGC TTCTGAACCAGCTGGAGGAGTTGCTGAGCGACATGAAGGCGGACGTGACCCGCCTGCCAGCCACGCTATCCCGAATACCCCCCATCGCAGCCCGCCTTCAGATGTCCGAGCGCAGCATCCTCAGCCGGCTGGCCAGCAAGGGCACGGAGCCTCACCCCACACCG GCCTTCCCCCCGGGTCCCTACGCTACACCTCCGGGGTACGGGGCGGCCTTCAGCGCCGCACCCGTAGGGGCCCTGGCCGCCGCAGGCGCCAATTACAGCCAGATGCCTGCAGGGTCCTTCATCACAG CCGCCACCAACGGCCCTCCAGTGCTggtgaagaaggagaaggaaatggTGGGGGCGTTGGTGTCAGACGGGCTGGATCGGAAGGAGCCCCGAGCCGGGGAGGTGATCTGTATAGACGACTGACTGGATCCCAGGCCTGCCCTTCACCCAGGCCCCGTCCCCGAGGCCGACCCCCAGCTCAAGCGCTGGGGCCTGCTGCCAGCCCTCCACCTTCCCCACCCCTTGGGCCATCACTGGGCTAG